In Gammaproteobacteria bacterium, the genomic window ACTGTCGAAAGACAGTCGCCCAAGCCACGAGATATTCGCCGAGCTGCCGAACGCGATCAACACCCCCGAGATCATCATCGAATTAGAGCAGGACGGCGCGCAGCACGCGTTTATGAAAAAGCTGGTGGCGCAAGCCGATTTCGGCGCCGCGAATGTCAGCGACATAGACGGCCTGCGCGTGGACTATGCAGACGGCTGGGGGCTGGTGCGCGCCTCGAACACCACACCAAGTCTGGTGATCCGTTTCGAGGCGGATGACGAGGCGGGCATCAAGCGGATTCAGCGGACGTTTCGCCAGCAGCTTGCGAAGGTCGATGCCGATCTGAAGCTGCCGTTCTAGCACGATTCAGTTCGGCGTCCAGTCATTAACAACATGGACAAATTCGCCGCCACCAACGTCGCCAGGGTCCTTATCGAGGCGCTGCCCTACATACGGCGCTTCGCGGGCAAAACCGTGGTCATCAAGTATGGCGGCAACGCGATGATCGACGACACGCTCAAGAGCAGTTTCGCCCGCGACGTGGTGTTGATGAAGCACGTGGGTATCAATCCCGTCATCGTGCATGGCGGCGGTCCGCAGATCGGCAGGATGCTGGCCAAACTGGGCATGGAGAGCCGCTTTTTCGACGGACTGCGGGTCACCGACCGTGACACCATGGATGTGGTGCAGATGGTGCTGGGCGGCATGATCAATCCGGAGATCGTGAATCTCATCAACAGCCACGGCGGCCGTACGGTGGGACTGACCGGCAAGGACGGCGGCCTGATCCGCGCGCGGCGGCTGACGATTACGCGCGCAAGCACCTCGGCGATCGCGCCGGAGATCATCGACTTAGGGTACGTCGGCGAGGTCGCCGCCATCGATCCGTCCGTAGTGCGCATGCTGGAAGGCGGTGGCTTCATACCGGTCATCGCGCCGATCGGCGTGGGGGAAGATGGCGCCGCCTACAACATCAACGCGGATCTGGTGGCGGGCAAGATCGCCGCCGTGCTGGGCGCTGAAAAGCTGATCATGCTGACCAATACCGTGGGTGTTCTCGATGCTGCCGGAACGCTGCTAAAAGCCCTTGGTATGGCGCAAGTCGAGAGTTTGATCGCGGCGGGCACGATTCACGGCGGCATGCTGCCCAAAGTGAAGTGCGCGATCGACGCCGTGCAATCCGGCGTTCGCGCCGCGCATATCATCGACGGCCGCACGGAGCACGCGGTATTGCTGGAACTGTTTACCGATCAGGGCATCGGAACTTTGATCGGCGCACGAAGATAGTCAGGCGTCTGGCGTGTGATGGTCTTGCGTAAGGGGCGCTGTCGCCAGGCGGCTACTGCGCCTTCAGATGCCGATAACGCCCAAGATCAGCCGCGAATGCCTTTTTGAGCGTTCGTTTCTCGCTTTGACTTGAGGTCAGGCTCGCCTTGAGAATGCTCACGCTGGCGCTCAGGCGTTCCACCCCTTCTCGGACGACCGCCGGCACAGGCTGCTTTGTATCCACACGACTTTGCGCCTGGGCCTCCAGGTCAGCCTGCTGCAACTGAAGTTCCGCAAGTTTTTCTTGCGTAATCATTATTGTTGAATTCAGCGCGGCCAGCCGATCATCGCGCACGAACTTAATATCTTCCTCGCTGGTGAACGTCGCCAACAAGATGCGGTCGCGGCGCGCCTGCTCAGCGAATCTGGCTTCGCGCTTGAGCGCAAGTTCGAAGTCGTGCTGGCTTCTGGCGGCCTCTACCACTGATCTCACGCCCATAAGAGTCATAAACACGGTAGCCCGTGCGCACCTGCTCCGCGGGCACCGAGTCGCCGTAATGAACATCCCCTTCCGCGTCCACCCAGCGGTATGACCCGGCATCGACCAGATTTACGCCGGCAAGCGATCCACCGATGGCGGCAAGCGACGGCAGAATCATGCTTATGCGGAAAATCATTTGGCATCTCCTTGTGCGCATCGTTCTTACTAAATCCTTACCGGGGGGCGTACCCTCAAGCATCCGCCCTGGCAACAACAATTTTTATCAGCTAGCAGCCTGTCGGACTTGAGAAGCCGGCTCGCGTCGCGAGCGCAGGTTTCGAGTCGTGTTGATGGTTCATCGGTTCGCTGACGGGAGTGTTGGGCGCGAAAAGTGACTCGTTTCCTGCTCTTT contains:
- the argB gene encoding acetylglutamate kinase; the protein is MDKFAATNVARVLIEALPYIRRFAGKTVVIKYGGNAMIDDTLKSSFARDVVLMKHVGINPVIVHGGGPQIGRMLAKLGMESRFFDGLRVTDRDTMDVVQMVLGGMINPEIVNLINSHGGRTVGLTGKDGGLIRARRLTITRASTSAIAPEIIDLGYVGEVAAIDPSVVRMLEGGGFIPVIAPIGVGEDGAAYNINADLVAGKIAAVLGAEKLIMLTNTVGVLDAAGTLLKALGMAQVESLIAAGTIHGGMLPKVKCAIDAVQSGVRAAHIIDGRTEHAVLLELFTDQGIGTLIGARR
- a CDS encoding DUF4124 domain-containing protein, translated to MIFRISMILPSLAAIGGSLAGVNLVDAGSYRWVDAEGDVHYGDSVPAEQVRTGYRVYDSYGREISGRGRQKPARLRTCAQARSQIR